The nucleotide window AGGAAATAGGTGCTAGACTCAGTAAGCTGGCTGCTGTATCAAGAACTGGAGGAGATTATGAGGAAATAGGGTCATTATATGGTTTCCGTTTACTTGTTAAAACAGAAATGACTCAAAAAGACAGTTCCAGCCTTGTGGAAAGAGATAACAGGTTTTTCATTTGCGGTGAGGGTAATATCAAATACACCCATAACAATGGTATCATGGCAAGCGATCCAGAGCGGGCGAGTCTAAATTTTATCAGTGCACTGCAGAAACTTCCCGGACTTATCGAGGAAGACGAGAAAAAATTGAAGGCACTGAAAGAGGATCAGGTTGTGCTTAAAGATATTGTTTCTGGAAGCTGGAATAAAGAGAAGCAGCTCGCGTCGCTTAAGACGGAATTAGCTTCTGTTGAACGTAAAATACAATTATCCTTAGAAACAGATAAAAAGGATGGGGCGGAAGATGAAAAAGTTGAAGTACTTGAAGAGGAGAAGTCAAAAAAAAGCAATCAATTCAAAATCTAAAGTCATCTCTTTTTATATAAGATGGAGGTGTATACATTCTATTGGCGGAGATCAAAATGAAAGGAAGCTATCCAAGTCGGATAGCTTCATATTGTTCGGAAAGAGGATATGACAATTTTTTTAACTTTATATGTGAGCAAAAGAAATAGGTGAAAAATCTACTTTTTATCTTTTTTGATTAAGTGAGATAATTCAGGATCGTTGTTAATTCTTGATAGCTCATTTGAAATTATGATGGAAACATCAAGTTTTATCTTGCGATAATTTTCGTCAATTTCTTTTTCCATAATATCTTCACCAGTGTCTGAAAGAAAGGACCGAATCTGTGGAATCGGTTTATAATTCTTGGTTTCATTGGCAACTTTTTCATTATCTACTACGATCTGGGCATGGAAAATTTTTTGTTCTATTTTCTCCCCAAAATTGTCAGCGACAGCTCCGACAAACATTCCCTGTGATAAAGTTGAAATCTTAGATGCGGGTATCAGGCTATCCAGCTGCGTAGAAATGGATGAGCTTGTATCATTTCTATTGATACTGATTGACTGTCTTTTTTGTACAATTTTCCCAAATCTTTCGGAAAGGTTTTTTGCGGTATCTCCAACAACTTGGCCAGCGAATATATTACCCACAATATTTTGGATTACTTTGGACTCTTTATCACCGTAATCCCGTGTCAACATTGAGTAATCCTGCAATCCCAGGCATACCGAAATCAAATTACTTCTGGCACTGGCTATCAGATTATCGAGGCCCCTAAAAAATATTTGTGGCAACTCATCGATAATTAGGGAGCACTTTAATTGCTTCTTTTTGTTGATTAAACGGACAATCCTAGAATTATAAAGACCTAAAGCAGCGGAGTATATATTTTGTCTGTCGGGATTGCTTCCAACGCATAAGATCTTAGGAGCGTCAGGATTGTTAATATCAAGACTAAAATCGTTTCCGCTCATTACCCAATAGAGTTTGGGAGATATAATTCTTGATAATGGTATTTTAGCCGACGCGATCTGCCCTTGGAGCTGATCTTGGGCTCCGCCTTCCCATGCATCAAGGAAAGGACTTAAATAGTTTTCCAGTTCCGGATAACTAGTCAGAATGGTAAAAAGGTCGGCGTACTTCTTGTTCAAAAGTTCAATAGCGTGGGGAAATGTACAATACTTGCCATCTTGATAAATCTTAAGAAACCAGATAATTGAAGCAAGTAGTATTATGGGAGATTCAACAAAGAAATCGCCCTGTTTCTGAATCCATGTTCTGTTTAAGTTTAACATTATGGTATATGCTGATTCGTATGCATCTGATATATCTGTCAAAAATGATGGACTTAAAGGATTACAACGATGGCTGCGACGTGGATCATCAAAGTTTAAGACATAAAAATGTGGTCTGACCTTATATTTATCATAATGCTTCAACAAATGGTTATATACAATGACAGAAAGATCATCAAACTTAAAGTCGAAAACATACATCGAAAATCCCTTCTCGATGTGTTGCTTGATATAATTATTGATTATAGCATAGCTTTTTCCAGATCCTGGGGTCCCAGCAACTATTGCTGCACGAAAAGGATTGACCACATTAATATATCCATCGTTCCATTTACCCTTATAGTAGAATTTGGTAGGTAAGTTGACGGAATATTCGTTTTCGATAAGTCTGGTTTCCTGTAAGAAACTTTCATTTTCGTTATTAAAAGGGTCATCCATTAACCTGCTTTTCAGCAGTCTGCTCATCCATAGTCCTGCAACCATAAGTAGGATAAATCCAGCAGAGGTTGTTAGCATATAGAGCAAAGCAGAAATTTGGATAAGGGGAAAGTTTAAAAGGTAAAGTATTAAACCTATTATCAGGCAGCTATTGATATTTGTCCATTTTATCTTTTCATTTTTTACTCCTTTTGTACCCAAACAACTTAGTGCCAATAGAATCAGGGCAAATAACTTACTATTAAAGGAATTGGAAAACAGGCCTGAGGTTCTTTGAAAATTCTTCAATATCCTCTCCAAAACTTCAAGGGTCCATCCCTGTACATGAAAGAAAGAATAACAGAACCAATAGAAATTCATCAGTAGCAATAAAATACTTACTGCGCGCATAAAGGCCATGATCTTGGCCAATCCCCGTAAATCGTCTTCTTGCATAATAAACTGTTTTCGGCATAGATATAAGGATGGCTATGACTATTTTCCAATGTGAACTACAGGTACCTATAATGACCTATATTGTCTCAATTTTGTTGATTAGTTAATTGATTTATAGATGATTAATATCAGATGTTATGCATTGCATATATTGTACCCACGTTATATCTTTGGAGCCGTTAAATTTTAAGGAAGAATTTATTGGGCTTAAATATTACTAAATAGAAGATAATGGGATGTTTTATTGATCGCTGTCGGAAAGTGATGGATGATATGGAATTAGGAATTGTGAAAAAGAAAGACGGGGATCTATATAGTGCATTCACAATTCGGAGTATGCGCAGTAACATCCGTGTGGTACAAAGTTTTGTAGTTGCTACGCGTGGTGTACTTAGAATGAAGGACGTAAATAAAGAACTTGTAGCCGATTTCCATCAATTTTTGCTTGATAAAAATCTGGCTAAAAATACTATTTCAGGAAGACTTAACGGACTTCGATTTTGGATAAGAAGATTTTGCGGTGAAAAATTACTTGATTACTGTGGCGAACGTGGTAAATACCCGATGGAAATTACCACAGCAATTGCTTTAAGTATTGAGGAATTAAGGACATTGTATATTTAAATTTTTGAAAAATATCACTGTAAGGCAACGGACATTGGATGGCCATGTTTTTTTTGAAATATTAACGGGTAAAAAAGGTACTCCTGTCGTTATTCCAGCCGCCATAATTGTTATAAAGATCTTTGAAAAATACGGCAATTCCCTGCAAAAGGATTTTCGGAATCACACTATAATATTACGCTTAAGAAAATTGTTGAAAAGTCCGAAATTGAAAGAGAAGTTGTTTTTTTTAGAACGCAAGGAGGGAAGAAAACGGAAAAAATTGTAAAGCTTTCATCATTAACTAGTAGTCATACAGCAAGGAGAACCTTTGCAACTAATGGCTATCTCGCGGGAATAAGCCCATTCGACCTGATGAAGATAACGGGCCATAAGTCGCTCAATTCTTTTTTTAGATATATGAGATGTGATAATATCGCAGTTGCCCTGAAAATTTCCACACACCAATTTTTTAAGATAGACCTTTCGGAAACAGTAATTGACTAAAGTATTTATTTTTTGATGTAAAATTCCTATAATTAGGGAGAATTTTACACGTAACTTTTTTCTATGCAAGACACAATTGGCAAATATGAGGAGCATTTTGACAAACAGGTATTCAGGGTAACTTATAAATTGAAGGATTATCAGGTAATTTTACTTAAAAAGGATCTTAAAAAAGATCTTAAGGAAATAAGCATACTTTTAGATGGTGTAATTCAGAAAATGATTAAAGAGGAGGGAAAGTGGCTTTTTGAACATGGTAGTGACCGGGAGCTAGCCAACGATATATGGCGTGCGATTTCATTACGGTACCGAATTTTCGCATAATTATTCATGCATGTGTGCGACATATTTGTAATCATCATAAAGGGTGTCCAGTGCGTCTGACTGCCAAATTTCTTCCGTATCAATATTCCTTATAGTCAATTTTCCATTTGATCCAGCTCCAGTATCCATATTAGTGATATTTAAAGCTTCCATAGGTTGGCTTTTTCCCCAATTTAGCGTAGAGGTATGACCCACATAAATACTTTCAAAATGAGTAACTATTTCAAAAGTGTCCATTCTTTTTCCTTCATCTACATGGCTCAATGCTTCGGTCCACAGTCTGCGATCCCAATAGTAGTTTTTTTCTGGCTGTTCAAAGAAATCTAGGTATCGATCAAAACCACCATGAACAAAGCATATATTGTCATCTAAAATATAGTATGGTTTTTGATCCCGAAAAAACTGTCGATGCAATGGCGGGATATCAGAAGAGTTTAAGGAAGTTTTAAATCCTGATCCTTTGGAAAAGCACACCTTTGGACCATCTTTGTATTTCAGATAAGATTCTATTGTTCCTTTTCCACTGTAATTCCATGATACAGGATGAAAATCAGTCTGGATAAACTCTTGGAACCATGCGTCATGGTTTCCCTTAATCGCTATCAGATTTTTAATTTTTAAAAGTTCCTCTACACATTCGTAGACTTCGTTATGACCATCGGCTACATCACCGAGTTGAATTAAGGTGTCATTTTGATAATCAAAAGCCGATCTATTTAAACATTGAATTAAAGCTTTATAGGCTCCGTGGAGATCACCGATAATGAAGGTTTGACCTTTTTGCTTTTTCATTTTCCCTCA belongs to Chryseobacterium gleum and includes:
- the mobC gene encoding conjugal transfer protein MobC produces the protein MMQEDDLRGLAKIMAFMRAVSILLLLMNFYWFCYSFFHVQGWTLEVLERILKNFQRTSGLFSNSFNSKLFALILLALSCLGTKGVKNEKIKWTNINSCLIIGLILYLLNFPLIQISALLYMLTTSAGFILLMVAGLWMSRLLKSRLMDDPFNNENESFLQETRLIENEYSVNLPTKFYYKGKWNDGYINVVNPFRAAIVAGTPGSGKSYAIINNYIKQHIEKGFSMYVFDFKFDDLSVIVYNHLLKHYDKYKVRPHFYVLNFDDPRRSHRCNPLSPSFLTDISDAYESAYTIMLNLNRTWIQKQGDFFVESPIILLASIIWFLKIYQDGKYCTFPHAIELLNKKYADLFTILTSYPELENYLSPFLDAWEGGAQDQLQGQIASAKIPLSRIISPKLYWVMSGNDFSLDINNPDAPKILCVGSNPDRQNIYSAALGLYNSRIVRLINKKKQLKCSLIIDELPQIFFRGLDNLIASARSNLISVCLGLQDYSMLTRDYGDKESKVIQNIVGNIFAGQVVGDTAKNLSERFGKIVQKRQSISINRNDTSSSISTQLDSLIPASKISTLSQGMFVGAVADNFGEKIEQKIFHAQIVVDNEKVANETKNYKPIPQIRSFLSDTGEDIMEKEIDENYRKIKLDVSIIISNELSRINNDPELSHLIKKDKK
- a CDS encoding metallophosphoesterase, which encodes MKKQKGQTFIIGDLHGAYKALIQCLNRSAFDYQNDTLIQLGDVADGHNEVYECVEELLKIKNLIAIKGNHDAWFQEFIQTDFHPVSWNYSGKGTIESYLKYKDGPKVCFSKGSGFKTSLNSSDIPPLHRQFFRDQKPYYILDDNICFVHGGFDRYLDFFEQPEKNYYWDRRLWTEALSHVDEGKRMDTFEIVTHFESIYVGHTSTLNWGKSQPMEALNITNMDTGAGSNGKLTIRNIDTEEIWQSDALDTLYDDYKYVAHMHE
- a CDS encoding phage integrase SAM-like domain-containing protein, with the protein product MGCFIDRCRKVMDDMELGIVKKKDGDLYSAFTIRSMRSNIRVVQSFVVATRGVLRMKDVNKELVADFHQFLLDKNLAKNTISGRLNGLRFWIRRFCGEKLLDYCGERGKYPMEITTAIALSIEELRTLYI